A segment of the Collimonas fungivorans genome:
GCGCCGCTGTCGAAAGGGGCGAGGGCGTCGCGGCAGCTGCGGTGGAAGTGTTCGACGTCTTCCGTAAAACCGTAATATGGCGTCAGGTCGATGCCACCGCCGAACCACCAGACCGGTTCCTGGCCTTCCGCGCTGGCGATGAAAAAACGTACGTTCATGTGCACGGTAGGCGCAAACGGATTACGCGGATGCATCACCAGCGACACGCCCATCGCTTCCCACTGGCGGCCGGCCAGCTCGGGACGGTTGGCGGCGGCCGACGGCGGCAGGCTCTTGCCCATCACATGCGAAAAGCCGACGCCACCGCGTTCCAGTACATTGCCTTCTTCGATGACGCGCGAATTGCCGCCGCCGCCCTCGGGGCGTTGCCATTGGTCGCTGCCGAACTGCTTGCCGTCGATCTGCTCCAGTGCTGCGATGATGCGCGCCTGCAGGTCGAGCAGATAGGATTTGACGGCGCTGGCCGGATTGCCGGCGGTGATGTTTGAGCTCATCGGGAATGGGAGTGGTGCCTGCGCTAACGGGGGTAGGGTGGACAGGTTTTTCTGCCCACGCGGTGTGTGTCGGCATGACGTTCCGCGTGGGCACAAGTGCCCACCCTACATTTTATATGCCAGACAGTGCCGGTTATCTGATCAGGCATGCTTCTTCAATGCCCGCCAGCCGATGTCGCGGCGGAATTGCGCACCGTCGAAATGAATCGCATCGATCACGTTGTAGGCCTGCTTCTGCGCCATCTTGACGCTGTCGCCCAAGCCGACCACGCACAGCACGCGACCGCCGGAAGTGGTCAGGCGCTCGCCGTTCAGGGTGGTGCCGGCATGGAAGGTCACGGTGTCGACTGTCTCGGCGGGAATCCCGGTAATCAGGTCGTCCTTGCGCGGAGCGTCGGGATAACCGGCAGCGGCCATCACTACGCCGAGCGCGGTGCGGCGGTCCCATTCCAGTTCGATCGTATCCAGCGTGCCGTTGACGGCGTGTTCCATCACCGTCAGCAAGTCGGTTTTGAGGCGCGCCATGATGGGTTGGGTTTCCGGATCGCCCATGCGGCAATTGAATTCCAGCGTTTTCGGGTTGCCCTTGTCGTCGATCATCAGGCCGGCGTATAAAAAGCCGCTGAACGGAATGCCGTCCTTGGCCATGCCTTGCACGGTGGGCGTGATGATTTCGCGCATGACGCGGGCGTGCAGCGCCGGCGTGACGATAGGCGCCGGCGAATAAGCGCCCATGCCGCCGGTGTTCGGGCCCTGGTCGTCGTCCTTGAGGCGTTTATGGTCCTGGCTGGTGGCCAGCGGCAGGATATGCTTGCCGTCGACCATGACGATGAAGCTGGCTTCCTCGCCGGCCAGGAATTCCTCGATCACCACCCGTGCGCCGGCATCGCCGAGGCGGTTGTCGGACAGCATCATGTCGACCGCGCCGTGCGCCTCTTCGATGGTCATGGCGACCACCACGCCCTTGCCGGCAGCCAGGCCGTCGGCCTTGATGACGATAGGAGCGCCTTTCTGGTGGATGTACTGGTGGGCGGCGCTGACATCCGAGAAGGTCTGGTATTCAGCGGTCGGGATATGGTGCCGCTGCATGAACGACTTGGCGAAATCCTTGGAGCTTTCCAATTGCGCCGCTTCCCGCGTCGGTCCGAAAATCTTCAGGCCGCGATTGCGGAAAATATTCACGATACCGGCCGCCAGCGGGGTTTCCGGGCCGACCACGGTGAGCGCGACATGTTCGCGCTCGACAAAATCGGCCAGCGCGGCCGGATCGGTGATGTTGATGTTTTCCAGGCGCTGGTCGAGCGCCGTGCCGCCGTTGCCAGGCGCGACGAAGACCGTTTGTATGCGCGGGGATTGGGCGATTTTCCACGCCAAGGCATGCTCGCGGCCGCCAGAGCCCACTACCAGAATTTTCATATGAGTCCGTGTATCAGTCTTCGATTACAGCATTGCTATAGATTTCTTGCACGTCGTCCAGGTTTTCCAGGGCGTCGAGCAGCTTTTGCATCTTGATCGCATCGTCGCCGGCGAACACGGTTTCGGTCGCAGGTTTCATGATGATTTCCGCCATCTCGGCCTTGAAGCCGGATTTTTCCAGTGCTTGCTTGAGCGCGGCAAAGTCGTGCGGGCCGGAAATGACCTCGATGCCGCCTTCGTCATCGGTAATGACGTCCTCGGCGCCGGCTTCCAGCGCCGCTTCCATCAAGGCATCTTCATCGGTGCCAGGCGCGAACAGCAACTGGCCGCAATGCTTGAACATGAAGGCCACCGAACCTTCGGTGCCCATGTTGCCGCCGAACTTGGAAAACGCATGGCGCACTTCGGCTACGGTACGGATTCTGTTGTCAGTCATGCAATCGACAATGATGGCGGCGCCATTGATGCCGTAGCCTTCGTAGCGCACCTCTTCATAGTTGACGCCTTCCAGGCCGCCGCTGCCGCGCTGGATGGCGCGGGTTACGTTATCCTTCGGCATATTGGCGTCGGACGCCTTGTCGACCGCCAGCCGCAGGCGCGGGTTGGCGTCGATGTCGCCGCCGCCCATGCGGGCCGCAACCGTGATTTCCTTGATCAGGCGAGTCCAGATTTTTCCGCGCTTGGCATCGGTGGCGGCCTTCTTGTGCTTAATATTGGCCCATTTGCTGTGTCCAGCCATGATGGTTCTTTCTTGCTTGAGTTAGCTATAATCAAAGCGCAATTTTACCATATTGCACTTTCTTGAAATCCATTGAAATCCACTTAAAACGTCTGCCAAACCATGTCAAATCCTCTCCTGATTGCCAAAAACGCCCAGCACGACCTGGCGCTCCTGCCTGCACTGGTGAACCGCCATGGCTGCATCACCGGCGCTACCGGCACCGGCAAGACTGTTACCTTGCAGGTGATTGCGCAAGCGCTGTCGGACAGCGGCGTGCCGGTTTTCATGGCGGACGTCAAGGGCGACCTGTCCGGCATGGCCAAGGCCGGCGCGGCGTCGGACAAGCTCAAGCAGCGCCTGCAGACGCTCGGCATGGCCGAGCCGCAGTGGGCCGCTACGCCCGTGACTTTCTGGGATGTGTATGGAGTGCAGGGGCATCCGGTGCGGGCCACCATCTCTGACATGGGGCCTTTGCTGCTGGCACGCATGCTTAACCTGAACGATACGCAGCAGGGCGTGCTGCAGCTGGTGTTCAAGATTGCCGACGACAATGGCTTGCTGCTGCTGGACCTGAAGGATCTGCGGGCGATGCTGCAGCATGTCGGCGATAACGCCGCCAGCTTCCAGACCGAATACGGCAATATTTCCGCTGCCAGCATCGGCGCCATCCAGCGCGGCCTGATCGGCATCGGCGAGCAGGGCGGAGAGCAATTCTTCGGCGAGCCGATGCTCAACATCGACGACTTGATCCAGACCGACGGCAACGGCAAGGGCGTGGTGAACATCCTGGCGGCCGACAAGCTGATGAATGCGCCGCGCCTGTATTCGACCTTCCTGCTGTGGATGCTGTCGGAACTGTTCGAACACCTGCCGGAAGTCGGCGACCTGGAAAAACCGAAGCTGGTGTTTTTCTTCGACGAAGCCCACCTGCTGTTCAGCGAAGCACCCAAACCTCTGCTGCAAAAAATCGAACAGGTGGTGCGCCTGATCCGCTCCAAGGGCGTCGGCGTGTTCTTCGTCACGCAAAACCCGCTGGATATCCCCGACACCGTGCTCGGCCAGCTCGGCAACCGCGTGCAGCATGCGCTGCGGGCGTATACCCCGCGCGACCAAAAGGCAGTGCAGGCCGCTGCCGATACCTTCCGCGCCAATCCCGAATTGAATACCGCGCAGATCATCAGCGAACTCGGCGTCGGCGAAGCGCTGGTCTCTTTCCTCGACGAGAAGGGGCGCCCGAACATTGTCGAACGCGCCTTCATCCTGCCGCCGGCATCGCAGATCGGACCGGTCAGCGACGACGAACGCAAGCAGCTGATCGCGGCGTCGATCGTCGCCGGCGTATATGAAACCGCGGTCGATCGCGAATCCGCGTATGAAAAACTGAAAGGGCGCGTTGCCGCCGCTCCGGCCGGCAAAGATGGCGCCGACGCCGCTGCGGACACTGCAGGCAGCGCCGGCGGCAGCTCGTGGGGCAGCGTGCTGGGCGGACTGCTCGGCGGCGGCTCCGGACGCAAAGACAGCGTGGTGCAGGCGGTGGTCAAATCCGCTGCGCGCACCATCGGATCGCAGGTCGGGCGCGAGCTGATACGCGGCGTGCTGGGATCTTTGCTGAAAAAGAAGTAAAAAATAAGCGAGATTCGCCATCACCGACGATCGCGTTTTCGGGCAACGGCAGGAGGCAGCGTTTTTCCTATCCATTGCCTTAGCAACGCGATCTTCACATACCCATTACAATTCAATCATGGGCAAGCAATGAGCGGTAAGTTACAGCCTGGCAGTCGCCAGATTTTTCTTGGCGGCTTGGCAATTGCAGTTGCCGGCGCGGTCCTGTTTTCTGCCAAGGCGATCGTCGCCAAGCTGATCTATCGCTATCAGGTCGATGCCGTGTTGCTGATTACGTTTCGCATGCTGTTCGCCTTGCCCCTGTTTGCCGCAGTGGCTTTGTGGAAGGCGCGCAGCGAAGCGCCGTTGTCGAACCAGGACCGGATGCGGATCGTGGTGCTGGGATTGATCGGGTATTACCTGTCGAGTTTTCTTGATTTCCTCGGCTTGCAGTATATTTCCGCCGGACTGGAGCGCCTGATTCTGTTCTTGACGCCCTCGTTCGTGCTGTTGATGTCGTTCCTGTTTTACCGGCGCCGGGTCAGCTGGATGGAGTGGGCGGCCCTGCTGATTTCTTACCTGGGCACGGTGCTGGTGTTCCTGCACGATGTGCGCCTGGGGGGATCGAATGTCGGCCTCGGCAGTGCGCTGGTGCTGGGAGCGGCAATCAGTTATGCGCTGTACCTGATGCTCTCCGGGGAGCTGGTGAGCCGGGTCGGGGCGATGCGGCTGGTGGCGTATGCGATGTGTGTATCGTGCGCTGCCTGTATTGTGCAGTTCCTGCTGTTGCGGCCGTGGCCGATCCTGTTGCAGCAGCCGGCGGCCGTATATGGCTTGTCGGTCGTCAATGCCATGTTTTGCACTGTGCTGCCGGTATTTTTGACTATGGTCGCGGTGGCTCGCATCGGCCCGGCGACTGCGGCGCAGGCCGGCATGGTAGGACCGGTTTCCACCCTGTTTCTGGGGGCATTGATTTTGGCGGAACCGATTACGGCGATTCAGCTGACCGGTACCGGACTGGTGTTGGCGGGTATTTATCTGATTTCAAAAAAGAAATCATAGGGATTGAAAACAGTAATAACAATTAAAAAAGCGGCAGTTTGGCGCAATATTTGGAGGTGAAAGCAATCATGGTAAAAGCAATCAGGATGTCGCGGACCGGTGGCCCGGAAGTGATGGAATATGTCGACGTCGAAGTCGGTGACCCAGGACCGGGCGAAGTGCGGATAAAGCATGTCGCCTGCGGTCTGAATTTTATCGACGTCTACTTCCGCAGCGGCTTGTACCCACAGCCCTTGCCGGGCGGACTGGGGCAGGAAGCGGCCGGCGTGATCGAAGCGGTCGGCGCCGGCGTGCAACACGTCAAGGTGGGTGACCGCGTGTCATACGCCACCCGCCCCAATGGCGCTTATTCCGAGGCGCGTGTGATGCCTGCCGCGTTCCTGGTCAAATTGCCTGACTCCATCAGTTTCGATACCGCCGCCGCGATGACTTTGCAGGGCTTGACGGTGCAATACCTGTTCCGGCGCACCTTCCCTTTGCGCGGCGGCGAAACCATCTTGTTCCATGCTGCTGCCGGCGGCGTCGGCCTGATCGCCAGCCAGTGGGCCAAGGCGCTGGGCGTGACCATGATAGGCACCGTCAGTTCGGACGAAAAAGCGGCATTGGCGAAGGCAGCGGGCTGCGCCCATGTGATCAATTACAAGACCGAAAATTTCGTCGAGCGTGTACGTGAGATCACCGGCGGCAAAGGCGTGCCGGTGGTCTACGATTCGATCGGCAAGGATACTTTCATCGGTTCGCTGGACAGCCTGGCGCCGCTTGGCACCATGGTCAGTTTTGGCAATGCTTCCGGCGCGGTGCCGCCGTTCAGCCTGAACGAGCTGGCGTCGCGCGGTTCGCTGACCATCACCCGGCCTTCGCTGCCGAGCTATATCGCCAGCCGCGCCGACCTCGATGCGGCTGCAGCGGACCTGTTCCAGATGGTGGACAGCAAAAAGATCACGATTGAAATCAACCAGCGTTATGCCCTGAAAGACGTGGCGCAGGCGCATATTGACCTGGAGTCGCGCAAGACCACCGGCTCTACCATCCTGATCCCCTGAGGCATGCATGAATGATCCCTTGGAACAGCAGCCGGATGTGCAGAATCCGATGAATCATCCGGAAGAGCAGCCCAGCGGCAGCGACGGCTCGCCCAAGTTCGGCCGCCTGCTGATAGTACTGGTGCTGGCAGTCATCCTGATCGGTTTCATCACGTTTGCCAGCGAATGGTTTTATAGCTGACCCGGCATCCAATAAAAAAAGGCCTGTGGTCCCCAGGGAGCACAGGCCTTTTTTCGTTTTTCCGTAAATCTGCAGGCTTTTATTTCTGGTCTTCGACTTTCAGCTCAACCTGGTGCGGCACGCCGCTTTTTCCCGGGAAATCGGTAAATGCGCTGCGCACCAGGTATGGCATCACGGCCGGCAAGGAATTCATCTTGCCTTCGCTGGTTACCGTGACGTCATACAGCTTCTGGCCGCCGGCGGCGCGCGTGATCACAATGTTCAGGCGGCGCTGGAACAGCTGGAAGTTGTATTCGCGCTGGCCCACCACTTGCGGTGCGTACCAGAACGGATCGTAGAACGGGCTGTAGAACCCTGGACGGCCAAAGCCGTAAGGTCCGTAAGGGCCGTACCACATGGGATCCGCCACCACCGGCTCGACCACATGGACGTCGCGCGCGGCAATGCCGTAATTAAGCGCGACCTTCAGTTGCGGCGAGCCGCCGTCGGCCTGCACAAATCCCAGGCGCTGCAGTTCGGTCCGCACCAGGTTCTCGTAATTTCGGTATTCCAGGTCATTCTCATGTGCCGCCGTATGTTCGAACACATAGGATTTGTTCGGCAGATCGGCCGGCCATTCGTTGAAAGCGGTGACGTCGCTGCGGATGACCGTGGCACAACCGCCCAGCAGCAATGTGAATGCGGCCAAACAGAGAGTGATGATGCGTTTCATTGTGATTCCTCTTGGTGGGGGATTGCAGGCCGCTCCAGTGGCTTGCCTGTTTGGCAGTACCTGGCGCCGGCAGCTGGACTGTCACCATTCTAGCCAAGTCTTCATAGTGCTGCTCTATCGCTTGTCGCTGCCTGTCAGCGGAAGAGCAGGGTTTGCAGGCTGGCGCATCAAAATGGTGTATTTATGTTAATTTTAAACGAATTCCGGCAGCAGGGCTTTGTTTGCAATTTGCTACCGGTAACTTGCCTGCCGGCCGGCAATCCGCTGCAAATTGCATGATGCTTTGCGCTTTGATTGGTAGAATCACAGTCTGCCCCAATTATTGAGACTGACCAGCCACGTTATTAAGCAGGCCGCCAAGCGATCCTTGGCAGACCGGCTTAGTTGCCGACTGTAGTTACCAACCATAGTTATCAACCGTCGTTATCAACCGTCACTCCACACCATCCTATGCGCACAGATACCTCCGCCACGCCAACTACCGTTCTTCGTAAGGATTACACCGTTCCCGCCTTCCTGGTCGACACCGTCGACATGGGCTTCGACCTTGATCCGGCAGCCACTCGTATCGCCACCCGCATCACAATGCGGCGCAATCCGGCCAGCGGCAGCAAGGAAATCGTCCTGTTCGGCGAAGAGCTGGAACTGGTGCAACTGCGCCTCAACGGCAAACAATTGAAACCCGGCCAGTACCAGCTGGAGGCCGGCAAGCTGCGCATTGCCTCGGCGCCGGCCAAGGTGGTGCTGGAAATCGAAACGCTGACCAGCCCGGAAAAAAATACTTCGCTGATGGGTTTGTACGTATCCAACGGCAATTTCTTCACCCAGTGCGAAGCGGAAGGTTTCCGCAAGATCACCTATTTCCCCGACCGTCCCGACGTGATGGCCAAATACACCGTGATGCTGCGCGCCGACAAGAAGAAATATCCGGTGCTGCTGTCGAACGGCAACCTGATCGAAGAAGGCGACCTGGCGGATGGCCGCCACTACGCCAAGTGGGAAGACCCGTTCAAGAAACCGTCCTACCTGTTCGCGCTGGTGGCCGGCAATCTGGTCTGCCAGGAACAAAAATACACGCTGAAATCCGGCCGCGAAGTCTTGCTGCAGGTATGGGTCGAAGACGGTAACCTGGACAAGACCCAGCACGCCATGGATTCCCTGATCAACAGCATCCGCTGGGATGAGGAGCGCTTCGGCCTGGAGCTCGACCTGGACCGCTTCATGATCGTCGCCGTCGGCGATTTCAACATGGGTGCGATGGAAAACAAGGGCTTGAACATATTCAACACCAAGTATGTCCTGGCCAATCCGCGCATTGCTACCGATGTCGACTACGCCAATATCGAAGCCGTGGTCGGCCACGAATATTTCCATAACTGGACCGGTAACCGCGTCACCTGCCGCGACTGGTTCCAGCTGTCCCTGAAAGAGGGGCTGACCGTATTCCGCGACCAGGAATTTTCGGCGGACATGGTCGGCACCGACAGCGGCCGCGCCGTCAAGCGCATCGACGACGTGCGCGTCTTGCGCCAGGCTCAGTTTCCCGAAGATGCTGGCCCGATGGCGCACTCGGTGCGGCCGGACTCCTATGTCGAAATCAATAATTTCTATACCGTCACGATTTATGAAAAGGGCGCCGAAGTGGTGCGCATGTACCAGACCCTGTTCGGCCGCGACGGTTTCCGCAAAGGCATGGACCTGTACTTCGAGCGGCACGACGGGCAAGCGGTCGAGTGCGACGATTTCCGCGCCGCGATGGTGGACGCCAACGGCCGCGACCTGAGCCAGTTCGAACGCTGGTACAGCCAGGCCGGCACGCCGCGGGTGCAAGTGCAGAGCAAGTACGACGCCGCCAAGAAAACCTATGAACTGACGCTGACGCAGACTTGTGCGCCGACACCGGGCCAGGCCAAGAAGCTGCCATTCCATATCCCGGTTGCAGTCGGCCTGCTCGACAGCAAGGGCAAGGACATGCCGCTGCGTTTGCAGGCGGACGGCAAGGGCAAAGGCGGTGCCGAAACTACTCGGGTGCTGGAACTGACCAAAGCCGAACAGACCTTCCGTTTTGCCGATGTCGCCGAACAGCCGGTGCCGTCCATCCTGCGCAATTTTTCAGCGCCGGTGGTGCTGGACGTCGAATACAACGACGCCGAGCTGGCTTTCCTGCTGGCGCATGACAGCGATCCGTTCAATCGCTGGGAAGCCGGCCAGCGCCTCGCTACGCGCAGCTTGCTGGTGCTGACCACGGCAGTCCAGGATGCGTCGCAAGCGGGCCATGTGGTGGCGCTGCAAGACGTCCTCAACAACGCCGCCTCCAACAGCGGCGCCCTGGGCGAGGCATTCGGCCTGATACTCAACGATGCAGCGCTCGACGCCGCCTTCCGCGAGCTGGCCTTGACGCTGCCGTCGGAAACGCTGTTGGCGGAGCAGACCGAGGTGATCGACCCGCAAGCAATCCACACATCGCGTCAGTACCTGCGCGGCAAACTGGGGCAGGCGCTCAAGGACGATCTGCTGGCGGCCTACCACGCCAACCAGACGCCGGGCCTGTATAGCCCGGATGCGGAAGCGTCCGGCAAACGCGCGTTGAAGAACGTCGCCTTGTCGTACCTGATCCAGGCCGACGACGAAGCTGCGCACGCACTGGCCCAGCAACAATACGACAACGCCAACAACATGACCGACCGCCTGGCCGCGCTGGTTGCGCTGACCAACAGCAGTGCGCCGGGCAAGGCTGCCGCCCTGGAAAAATTCTACGAGGATTTCGCGCAGGAAGCACTGGTCATCGACAAATGGTTCGCCTTGCAAGCCACTGCCTACACTGCCGATGTCGCGGCGATCCGCGCCTTGTCGGAACATCCTGCTTTCACGCTGAAAAATCCGAACCGTGCACGCAGTCTGATTTTCAGTTTCTGCAGCGGCAATCCGGTGAATTTCCACGCGGTCGACGGCAGCGGCTACGAGTTCTGGGCCGACCAGGTGATCGCGCTCAACGCTGTCAATCCGCAAGTGGCGGCGCGCCTGGCTCGCAGCCTGGACCGCTGGCGCAAATATGCGCCGGCGCTGCAGGAAAAAATGCGCGCGGCCTTGCAGCGTGTCGCGGCGGCGCCTAACTTATCGAAGGACGTACTGGAAGTCATCGGCAAGGCACTCGCCAATTGATTTTTGCAATTTCACTACCGATGGCGGGTTTGTTCCCGCGATCGGCAGCGAATAAGCTGTGAAGCGCCACAACCAAGAAAGAGCAATATGAAACGTATTAGTCTTACCCAGCATCTGATCGAACAACAACGTTTGCACAACAGCATTCCGGCCGAGCTGCGGCTGCTGATCGAAGTGGTCGGGCGCGCCTGCAAAACCATCAGCCACGCGGTCGGCAAGGGTGCGCTGGGCGAAGTGCTGGGCAGCGCCGACAGCGAGAACGTGCAAGGCGAAGTGCAGAAAAAGCTGGACATCATCTCCAATGAAATCCTGCTGGAAGCCAATGAATGGGGCGGCCACCTGGCGGCCATGGCTTCGGAAGAAATGGAATCGATACACCCGATCCCGAACCGCTATCCGCAAGGCGAATACATGCTGCTGTTCGATCCGCTCGACGGCTCCAGCAACATTGACGTGAATGTTTCCATCGGCACCATTTTCTCGGTGTTGAAGGCGCCGGACGGCATGAAATCGCCGACCGAGCAGGACTTCATGCAGTCAGGCCGCAAGCAGGTCGCTGCCGGCTACGCCGTCTACGGCCCGCAAACCATGCTGGTGCTGACTACCGGCAATGGCGTGCACTGCTTTACCCTGGACCGTGAAATGGGTTCATGGGTCCTGACCCAGCGCGACATGCAGATCCCGGCCGAGACCAAGGAATTTGCGATCAACTCGTCCAACGCCCGCCACTGGCACCCGCCGGTCACGCGTTATGTCAACGAGATGCTGGCAGGCAGCAGCGGCCCGCGTCAAAAAGATTTCAACATGCGCTGGATCGCATCGATGGTGGCGGACGTCCACCGCATCCTGAACCGCGGCGGCATCTTCATGTACCCGGCCGATGCGCGCGAACCGGACAAGCCAGGCAAGCTGCGCCTGATGTACGAAGCCAACCCGATGGCTTTCATCGTCGAGCAGGCCGGCGGCGCCGCTACCGACGGCAAGCAGGCGATCATGGATATCCAGCCGGAGAAACTGCACCAGCGGGTGCCGGTGTTCCTCGGCTCGAAGAGCGAAGTCGAACTGGTGACCCGTTACCATCAGGAATAAGCTGGAACCCGCTCCGTGAAGCCCGGCCAGGCACAACGCGAGGCGCTTCACGGGGCGTCATGACGGCAAAACGCCAGACCTAGTAGAATCGCACACTGCGGCAAAATTTATCCATAAAGACAAGAGGAACAGATTGAAAACAGCACTAATCGGAGATAAAGACGTCCCCGAGTTCGATCACGACATCATGACCAATCTGCTGATCACGTCGACAGAACTGAACGTCGTCAGGCAAGAGCAGATATTGCTCGGTATCCGCAATGCGAAACAGGAAATTTACCGTGTCATCGGCGCCTCCAGCAGCAAGCAATTCAACAATGCGGCGGAAGAGCTGGAAGACCTGGGTTTGAGCAATGAACTGGAAGAAGCCGATCGCGCCAAGAATGGCTACGATGCGATTTTCGGTTTGAGCGAGTAATTCCGGCCTGCAAGTACGGACGGCTACGATTGCTACTGCCAGCTCGGTGAGCTGGCAGGGCTGGACAGACAAGATGTCTGCCGGCCTTTGTTTTTCCTCTTTTTCTCCTTTGTCTTCCGGCATGGCGGGACCTGGCGGCTTTTCCCCGGCCAGCTTTTTCCTTCAATTTCCGCCTTTTGCTGATTGCTCCTATGCCGTGCTTTCGCTTAGGATCGCGATAACCCACGCCTAAGTACTGCATTTTTGACTTCATTATATTTCCATATAGAAATATAATGGCCGCTGCACTCAACTAGAGGAACTGAATAATGAAAGCAATCATTGCACTTACGGTGCTAACGCTCATTATCATGGCTGTGATTGCTGTGGTTACCCGGGAGAAGCAGGCGAAGCTGCAGAAGCGCCGCGAATACATCAAGAAAAAACCGATGTCGAACAACGAACAGATCATGTACTGGCGGCTGGTCGGCGCATTGCCGGACCACATGGTGCTGGCGCAAGTCGGGCTGAGCCGTTGCCTGGGCACCAAGGATAGTACCGGCCTCGACAGCCTGACGGCAAAGAACCTGGATTTCGTGATCTGCGATAAAGCCAGCGATGTGGTCGCGGTGATCGAGATAGACAACCGGAATCACAACAGCAAGACCGTCAGCAAAGACGACGAAAGAAAATACAAGGCGTTGAAAAAAGCCGGCATCGATATCATCCGGTGGCGCGCAAATTCACTGCCGAGCGAAGCTGACATCAGGGAGCGGTTCACGCTGCTGGACCCGAGCAAAAAATTGCGGATAGTCAAAAACAAGACCCATCAAACCAGCATATTCGGGATCGGCATAGGCAAATACCGCAACACCGGCGCCGGCTGAGCCGGGCAGGCTGCTTAGGTGCCGCTGCCTCAAGTCGTAATTACGCAGTTGCGGCCCTGGTCCTTGGCGCGATAGAGGCGTTCATCCGCGGCGCGGAAAATCGTGTCGATGGTGTTGCCGTCGCGGCCGAACTGCGATACGCCAATGCTGACCGTGAGTATCACCTTGGACATGACGATGTTGTCGAACACGGCATTTTCCGTGGCGGACCTGATGCGTTCGCCGATGGCTACCGCAACCTCCAGCGTGGCTTGCGGCAGCAACACCATGAATTCTTCGCCGCCCATGCGCGCCACGCTGTCATAGGGGCGGATCTCTTCCAGGC
Coding sequences within it:
- the hemF gene encoding oxygen-dependent coproporphyrinogen oxidase translates to MSSNITAGNPASAVKSYLLDLQARIIAALEQIDGKQFGSDQWQRPEGGGGNSRVIEEGNVLERGGVGFSHVMGKSLPPSAAANRPELAGRQWEAMGVSLVMHPRNPFAPTVHMNVRFFIASAEGQEPVWWFGGGIDLTPYYGFTEDVEHFHRSCRDALAPFDSGAEQKLYPRFKQWCDDYFYLKHRKEPRGVGGIFFDDFNQLGFEQSFAMMQSVGNAFIPAYTPILARRKDIPYGETERDFQAYRRGRYVEFNLVYDRGTLFGLQSGGRTESILMSMPPVVKWRYDWQPAAGSPEAKLYTDFLIHREWV
- the purD gene encoding phosphoribosylamine--glycine ligase → MKILVVGSGGREHALAWKIAQSPRIQTVFVAPGNGGTALDQRLENINITDPAALADFVEREHVALTVVGPETPLAAGIVNIFRNRGLKIFGPTREAAQLESSKDFAKSFMQRHHIPTAEYQTFSDVSAAHQYIHQKGAPIVIKADGLAAGKGVVVAMTIEEAHGAVDMMLSDNRLGDAGARVVIEEFLAGEEASFIVMVDGKHILPLATSQDHKRLKDDDQGPNTGGMGAYSPAPIVTPALHARVMREIITPTVQGMAKDGIPFSGFLYAGLMIDDKGNPKTLEFNCRMGDPETQPIMARLKTDLLTVMEHAVNGTLDTIELEWDRRTALGVVMAAAGYPDAPRKDDLITGIPAETVDTVTFHAGTTLNGERLTTSGGRVLCVVGLGDSVKMAQKQAYNVIDAIHFDGAQFRRDIGWRALKKHA
- a CDS encoding YebC/PmpR family DNA-binding transcriptional regulator; its protein translation is MAGHSKWANIKHKKAATDAKRGKIWTRLIKEITVAARMGGGDIDANPRLRLAVDKASDANMPKDNVTRAIQRGSGGLEGVNYEEVRYEGYGINGAAIIVDCMTDNRIRTVAEVRHAFSKFGGNMGTEGSVAFMFKHCGQLLFAPGTDEDALMEAALEAGAEDVITDDEGGIEVISGPHDFAALKQALEKSGFKAEMAEIIMKPATETVFAGDDAIKMQKLLDALENLDDVQEIYSNAVIED
- a CDS encoding helicase HerA-like C-terminal domain-containing protein, producing the protein MSNPLLIAKNAQHDLALLPALVNRHGCITGATGTGKTVTLQVIAQALSDSGVPVFMADVKGDLSGMAKAGAASDKLKQRLQTLGMAEPQWAATPVTFWDVYGVQGHPVRATISDMGPLLLARMLNLNDTQQGVLQLVFKIADDNGLLLLDLKDLRAMLQHVGDNAASFQTEYGNISAASIGAIQRGLIGIGEQGGEQFFGEPMLNIDDLIQTDGNGKGVVNILAADKLMNAPRLYSTFLLWMLSELFEHLPEVGDLEKPKLVFFFDEAHLLFSEAPKPLLQKIEQVVRLIRSKGVGVFFVTQNPLDIPDTVLGQLGNRVQHALRAYTPRDQKAVQAAADTFRANPELNTAQIISELGVGEALVSFLDEKGRPNIVERAFILPPASQIGPVSDDERKQLIAASIVAGVYETAVDRESAYEKLKGRVAAAPAGKDGADAAADTAGSAGGSSWGSVLGGLLGGGSGRKDSVVQAVVKSAARTIGSQVGRELIRGVLGSLLKKK
- a CDS encoding DMT family transporter produces the protein MSGKLQPGSRQIFLGGLAIAVAGAVLFSAKAIVAKLIYRYQVDAVLLITFRMLFALPLFAAVALWKARSEAPLSNQDRMRIVVLGLIGYYLSSFLDFLGLQYISAGLERLILFLTPSFVLLMSFLFYRRRVSWMEWAALLISYLGTVLVFLHDVRLGGSNVGLGSALVLGAAISYALYLMLSGELVSRVGAMRLVAYAMCVSCAACIVQFLLLRPWPILLQQPAAVYGLSVVNAMFCTVLPVFLTMVAVARIGPATAAQAGMVGPVSTLFLGALILAEPITAIQLTGTGLVLAGIYLISKKKS
- a CDS encoding quinone oxidoreductase family protein, producing MVKAIRMSRTGGPEVMEYVDVEVGDPGPGEVRIKHVACGLNFIDVYFRSGLYPQPLPGGLGQEAAGVIEAVGAGVQHVKVGDRVSYATRPNGAYSEARVMPAAFLVKLPDSISFDTAAAMTLQGLTVQYLFRRTFPLRGGETILFHAAAGGVGLIASQWAKALGVTMIGTVSSDEKAALAKAAGCAHVINYKTENFVERVREITGGKGVPVVYDSIGKDTFIGSLDSLAPLGTMVSFGNASGAVPPFSLNELASRGSLTITRPSLPSYIASRADLDAAAADLFQMVDSKKITIEINQRYALKDVAQAHIDLESRKTTGSTILIP
- a CDS encoding DUF4136 domain-containing protein, with product MKRIITLCLAAFTLLLGGCATVIRSDVTAFNEWPADLPNKSYVFEHTAAHENDLEYRNYENLVRTELQRLGFVQADGGSPQLKVALNYGIAARDVHVVEPVVADPMWYGPYGPYGFGRPGFYSPFYDPFWYAPQVVGQREYNFQLFQRRLNIVITRAAGGQKLYDVTVTSEGKMNSLPAVMPYLVRSAFTDFPGKSGVPHQVELKVEDQK